One Caretta caretta isolate rCarCar2 chromosome 24, rCarCar1.hap1, whole genome shotgun sequence genomic region harbors:
- the LOC125625610 gene encoding cathepsin K isoform X2 produces the protein MWWISLLALLLPAVKASVYPEEALDSQWELWKKTYRKEYNGKMDELSRRLIWEKNLKYIAIHNLEFSLGTHTYELAMNHLGDMTSEEVVQKMTGLKVPPSRGPSNDTVYIPDWEERVPDSVDWRKKGYVTPVKNQGQCGSCWAFSSVGALEGQLKRQTGKMLSLSPQNLVDCVTNNDGCGGGYMTNAFEYVKENRGIDSEDSYPYIGQDETCMYSPTGKAAKCRGYKEIPEGNEKALKRAVARVGPVSVGIDASLSSFQFYSRGVYYDESCSAENINHAVLAVGYGTQKGSKHWIVKNSWGEGWGNKGYILMARNMNNACGIANLASFPKM, from the exons ATGTGGTGGATCAGCCTCCtagccctgctgctcccagcagTGAAGGCCAGCGTGTACCCAGAGGAGGCGCTGGATTCCCAGTGGGAGCTATGGAAGAAAACCTACCGCAAAGAGTACAACGGCAAG ATGGACGAGCTCTCGCGGCGGCTGATCTGGGAGAAGAACCTCAAGTACATCGCCATCCACAACCTGGAGTTCTCTCTGGGCACCCACACCTACGAACTGGCCATGAACCACCTGGGGGACATG ACCAGCGAGGAGGTGGTGCAGAAGATGACGGGGCTGAAGGTCCCTCCGTCGCGTGGGCCCAGCAATGACACGGTCTACATTCCCGACTGGGAGGAGAGGGTGCCGGACTCGGTGGACTGGAGGAAGAAGGGCTACGTGACGCCCGTGAAGAACCAG GGCCAGTGCGGCTCCTGCTGGGCTTTCAGCTCCGTCGGGGCCCTGGAGGGGCAGCTCAAGCGGCAGACCGGGAAGATGCTGTCTCTCAGCCCTCAGAACCTGGTCGACTGTGTGACCAACAATGACGGCTGCGGGGGCGGCTACATGACCAACGCCTTCGAGTACGTGAAGGAGAACAGGGGCATTGACTCGGAGGACTCCTACCCCTACATCGGCCAG GATGAAACCTGCATGTACAGCCCTACCGGAAAAGCCGCCAAGTGTCGTGGGTACAAGGAAATCCCAGAAGGGAATGAGAAGGCCTTGAAGAGAGCTGTGGCCAGGGTGGGGCCTGTGTCTGTGGGCATTGATGCCAGCCTGTCCTCCTTCCAGTTCTACAGCAGAG GTGTGTACTACGATGAAAGCTGCAGCGCTGAGAACATCAACCACGCAGTGCTGGCCGTGGGATATGGCACCCAGAAGGGCAGCAAGCACTGGATCGTCAAGAACAG ctggggagagggctggggcaacAAGGGTTATATCCTGATGGCCCGGAACATGAACAACGCCTGCGGCATTGCCAACCTGGCCAGCTTCCCCAAGATGTGA
- the LOC125625610 gene encoding cathepsin K isoform X1, with amino-acid sequence MWWISLLALLLPAVKASVYPEEALDSQWELWKKTYRKEYNGKVPRMDELSRRLIWEKNLKYIAIHNLEFSLGTHTYELAMNHLGDMTSEEVVQKMTGLKVPPSRGPSNDTVYIPDWEERVPDSVDWRKKGYVTPVKNQGQCGSCWAFSSVGALEGQLKRQTGKMLSLSPQNLVDCVTNNDGCGGGYMTNAFEYVKENRGIDSEDSYPYIGQDETCMYSPTGKAAKCRGYKEIPEGNEKALKRAVARVGPVSVGIDASLSSFQFYSRGVYYDESCSAENINHAVLAVGYGTQKGSKHWIVKNSWGEGWGNKGYILMARNMNNACGIANLASFPKM; translated from the exons ATGTGGTGGATCAGCCTCCtagccctgctgctcccagcagTGAAGGCCAGCGTGTACCCAGAGGAGGCGCTGGATTCCCAGTGGGAGCTATGGAAGAAAACCTACCGCAAAGAGTACAACGGCAAGGTACCCAGG ATGGACGAGCTCTCGCGGCGGCTGATCTGGGAGAAGAACCTCAAGTACATCGCCATCCACAACCTGGAGTTCTCTCTGGGCACCCACACCTACGAACTGGCCATGAACCACCTGGGGGACATG ACCAGCGAGGAGGTGGTGCAGAAGATGACGGGGCTGAAGGTCCCTCCGTCGCGTGGGCCCAGCAATGACACGGTCTACATTCCCGACTGGGAGGAGAGGGTGCCGGACTCGGTGGACTGGAGGAAGAAGGGCTACGTGACGCCCGTGAAGAACCAG GGCCAGTGCGGCTCCTGCTGGGCTTTCAGCTCCGTCGGGGCCCTGGAGGGGCAGCTCAAGCGGCAGACCGGGAAGATGCTGTCTCTCAGCCCTCAGAACCTGGTCGACTGTGTGACCAACAATGACGGCTGCGGGGGCGGCTACATGACCAACGCCTTCGAGTACGTGAAGGAGAACAGGGGCATTGACTCGGAGGACTCCTACCCCTACATCGGCCAG GATGAAACCTGCATGTACAGCCCTACCGGAAAAGCCGCCAAGTGTCGTGGGTACAAGGAAATCCCAGAAGGGAATGAGAAGGCCTTGAAGAGAGCTGTGGCCAGGGTGGGGCCTGTGTCTGTGGGCATTGATGCCAGCCTGTCCTCCTTCCAGTTCTACAGCAGAG GTGTGTACTACGATGAAAGCTGCAGCGCTGAGAACATCAACCACGCAGTGCTGGCCGTGGGATATGGCACCCAGAAGGGCAGCAAGCACTGGATCGTCAAGAACAG ctggggagagggctggggcaacAAGGGTTATATCCTGATGGCCCGGAACATGAACAACGCCTGCGGCATTGCCAACCTGGCCAGCTTCCCCAAGATGTGA